Proteins encoded within one genomic window of Acidimicrobiales bacterium:
- the cimA gene encoding citramalate synthase: MSDDVGPSVAPATPATPSAVEIFDTTLRDGAQFEGISLTVDDKLRVAEQLDWLGVAWIEGGYPQANPRDAEFFRRAADGELQLSTAALVAFGSTRRPLGKVDVDPTLTALVESGVSTACIVGKSWDFHVTEALRTTLDEGVAMVSDSVRFLRAQGLRVFFDAEHFFDGYKANPEYALRVIEAAATEGADCLVLCDTNGGSLPHEVQRIVGDVVRYFGPEQQVGIHTQNDSGCAVANSVAAVVAGARQLQGTVNGYGERTGNANLMTCIPNLALKMGIQCLPEGRLDRLTTVSRHVAELVNLPPHEADPYVGRSAFAHKGGLHTSALGRVGGASYEHVDPSSVGNGTRVLVSDLGGRAGMAMKAQEFGLELDGQAAGDLSERLKQLEAEGYQFEAADASLELLMRESGGWRQPYFRLEGYRVTTYHRNALRGGSPIEDGESIVDTEATVKLWAGDDRLVAVGEGNGPVNALDEALRSVLRIRYPSIDRIHLTDYRVRVLEGAAATKAVVRVLIDSTDGDRSWSTIGVSENVIEASWQALVDSLVYGLLHS, translated from the coding sequence ATGTCAGATGACGTGGGACCCTCGGTGGCGCCGGCCACGCCCGCCACGCCCTCGGCGGTCGAGATCTTCGACACCACCCTGCGGGACGGCGCCCAGTTCGAGGGCATCTCGCTGACCGTCGACGACAAGCTGCGGGTGGCGGAGCAGCTCGACTGGCTGGGCGTCGCCTGGATCGAGGGCGGCTACCCCCAGGCCAACCCCCGCGACGCCGAGTTCTTCCGGCGGGCGGCCGACGGCGAGCTGCAGCTGTCCACGGCCGCGCTGGTGGCCTTCGGGTCCACCCGGCGGCCCCTCGGGAAGGTCGACGTCGACCCCACGCTGACCGCGCTGGTCGAGTCGGGTGTGTCGACGGCGTGCATCGTCGGCAAGAGCTGGGACTTCCACGTGACCGAGGCGCTGCGCACCACCCTCGACGAGGGCGTGGCGATGGTCAGCGACTCGGTGCGGTTCCTGCGGGCGCAAGGCCTGCGGGTGTTCTTCGACGCCGAGCACTTCTTCGACGGCTACAAGGCCAACCCCGAGTACGCCCTGCGGGTGATCGAGGCGGCCGCCACCGAGGGCGCCGACTGCCTGGTGCTGTGCGACACCAACGGCGGCTCACTCCCCCACGAGGTGCAGCGGATCGTCGGCGACGTCGTGCGCTACTTCGGGCCCGAGCAGCAGGTCGGCATCCACACGCAGAACGACTCGGGCTGCGCGGTCGCCAACTCGGTGGCCGCCGTGGTGGCCGGCGCCCGGCAGCTGCAGGGCACGGTCAACGGCTACGGCGAGCGCACCGGCAACGCCAACCTGATGACCTGCATCCCCAACCTGGCGTTGAAGATGGGCATCCAGTGCCTGCCGGAGGGCCGTCTGGATCGGCTCACCACCGTCTCCCGTCACGTGGCGGAGCTGGTGAACCTGCCGCCCCACGAGGCCGACCCCTACGTCGGTCGCTCGGCGTTCGCCCACAAGGGCGGCTTGCACACGTCGGCGTTGGGTCGGGTGGGCGGTGCGTCCTACGAGCACGTCGACCCGTCGTCGGTCGGCAACGGCACCCGGGTGCTGGTGTCCGACCTGGGCGGGCGGGCCGGGATGGCCATGAAGGCCCAGGAGTTCGGGCTGGAGCTCGACGGGCAGGCGGCCGGTGATCTGTCCGAGCGGTTGAAGCAGCTGGAGGCCGAGGGCTACCAGTTCGAGGCGGCCGACGCCTCGCTGGAGCTGCTGATGCGCGAGTCGGGCGGCTGGCGGCAGCCGTACTTCCGGCTCGAGGGCTACCGGGTCACGACCTACCACCGCAACGCCCTGCGGGGCGGGTCGCCGATCGAGGACGGCGAGTCGATCGTCGACACCGAGGCCACCGTGAAGCTGTGGGCCGGCGACGACCGGCTGGTGGCGGTGGGGGAGGGCAACGGCCCGGTCAACGCGCTCGACGAGGCGCTGCGATCGGTGCTGCGGATCCGCTACCCGTCGATCGACCGCATCCACCTCACCGACTACCGGGTGCGGGTGCTCGAGGGCGCCGCGGCCACCAAGGCCGTCGTGCGGGTGCTGATCGACTCGACCGACGGCGACCGCTCCTGGTCGACGATCGGCGTCAGCGAGAACGTCATCGAGGCGTCCTGGCAGGCCCTGGTCGATTCGCTGGTCTACGGCTTGCTCCACTCCTGA
- a CDS encoding 3-isopropylmalate dehydrogenase translates to MNHTIGVIGGDGIGPEVIAEALKVVRATGIAFDTVDYDLGGARYLRDGTVLPDSVLDEWRGLDALLLGAVGTPGIPPGLIERGLLLKMRFDLDLYINQRPFLDTEKGIDMIVIRENTEGPYVGEGGVLRKGTPHEVATQGSVNTRMGVERCVRFAFELASSRPRAHTTLVHKTNVLTFAGDLWERVFDDVAADHPGVGTAYNHVDAACIYFVQDPQRYDVIVTDNLFGDILTDLGGAVSGGIGFAASGNLNPARTGPSMFEPVHGSAPDIAGTGTANPVAAILSAGMMLDFLGEADAAARIRKACADPAVLSGSTSEIGDAVAARL, encoded by the coding sequence GTGAACCACACAATTGGTGTCATCGGTGGCGACGGGATCGGCCCCGAGGTCATCGCCGAGGCCCTCAAGGTGGTGCGGGCCACCGGCATCGCCTTCGACACCGTCGACTACGACCTGGGCGGCGCCCGCTACCTGCGTGACGGCACCGTGCTGCCCGACAGCGTGCTCGACGAGTGGCGCGGCCTCGACGCCCTGCTGCTCGGCGCCGTCGGCACCCCCGGGATCCCACCCGGGCTCATCGAGCGGGGCCTGCTGCTCAAGATGCGCTTCGACCTCGACCTCTACATCAACCAGCGGCCCTTCCTCGACACCGAGAAGGGCATCGACATGATCGTGATCCGGGAGAACACCGAGGGGCCGTACGTCGGCGAGGGCGGCGTGCTGCGCAAGGGGACCCCCCACGAGGTGGCGACGCAGGGGTCGGTCAACACCCGGATGGGCGTCGAGCGCTGCGTGCGCTTCGCCTTCGAGCTGGCGTCGTCCCGCCCGCGGGCGCACACGACCCTCGTCCACAAGACGAACGTCTTGACCTTCGCCGGCGATCTGTGGGAACGTGTGTTCGACGACGTAGCGGCCGACCACCCGGGAGTCGGCACCGCCTACAACCACGTCGATGCGGCCTGCATCTACTTCGTGCAGGACCCGCAGCGCTACGACGTGATCGTCACCGACAACCTCTTCGGCGACATCCTCACCGACCTCGGCGGGGCTGTCTCCGGGGGCATCGGGTTCGCCGCCTCCGGCAACCTCAACCCGGCCCGCACCGGCCCGTCGATGTTCGAGCCCGTCCACGGCTCGGCGCCCGACATCGCCGGCACGGGCACGGCGAACCCCGTCGCAGCCATCCTGAGCGCAGGGATGATGCTCGACTTCCTGGGCGAGGCCGACGCCGCCGCCCGCATCCGCAAGGCCTGCGCCGACCCGGCGGTGCTGTCCGGCTCCACGTCCGAGATCGGCGACGCCGTGGCGGCCCGGCTGTAG
- a CDS encoding branched-chain amino acid transaminase → MAITPTEKIWLNGDLIPWEDAKIHILTHTLHYGTGVFEGIRAYETDDGPGVFRLTDHMRRLHESARIMQMDLPYSVDELVQAAKATVASTGLDSCYVRPIAYYGYGEMGLNTIPCSVDMAIACWPWGAYLGDDAATKGVRMKISSWTRHDHNTMPPASKTTGNYVNSSMAKVEALKAGYDEAIMLNPQGFVSECTGENIFCARKGVLITPPLASGALEGITQSSVMTIARDFGFETKIDNIARSDLYIAEEVFVCGTAAEISAVSSVDDREIPCPGPMTTAIAEEYHKAVRGKVDRYKEWVEHVR, encoded by the coding sequence ATGGCGATCACCCCCACCGAGAAGATCTGGCTCAACGGCGACCTCATCCCCTGGGAGGACGCCAAGATCCACATCCTCACCCACACCCTCCACTACGGCACCGGCGTCTTCGAGGGCATCCGCGCCTACGAGACCGACGACGGCCCTGGCGTGTTCCGGCTGACCGACCACATGCGGCGGCTCCACGAGTCGGCCCGGATCATGCAGATGGACCTGCCCTACTCGGTCGACGAGCTGGTGCAGGCGGCCAAGGCGACGGTGGCGTCGACCGGCCTCGACTCCTGCTACGTGCGCCCGATCGCCTACTACGGCTACGGCGAGATGGGGCTCAACACCATCCCGTGCTCGGTCGACATGGCGATCGCCTGCTGGCCGTGGGGCGCCTACCTGGGCGACGACGCCGCCACCAAGGGCGTGCGCATGAAGATCTCGTCGTGGACGCGGCACGACCACAACACCATGCCGCCCGCCTCGAAGACCACCGGCAACTACGTCAACAGCTCGATGGCCAAGGTCGAGGCCCTGAAGGCGGGCTACGACGAGGCGATCATGCTGAACCCGCAGGGGTTCGTGTCGGAGTGCACCGGCGAGAACATCTTCTGCGCCCGCAAGGGCGTCCTCATCACGCCACCGCTGGCGTCGGGAGCGCTGGAGGGCATCACGCAGAGCTCGGTGATGACGATCGCGCGCGACTTCGGCTTCGAGACCAAGATCGACAACATCGCCCGCAGCGACCTCTACATCGCCGAGGAGGTCTTCGTGTGCGGCACCGCGGCGGAGATCTCCGCGGTGTCGTCGGTCGACGACCGCGAGATCCCGTGTCCCGGCCCCATGACCACCGCCATCGCCGAGGAGTACCACAAGGCCGTGCGCGGGAAGGTCGACCGGTACAAGGAGTGGGTCGAACATGTCAGATGA
- a CDS encoding PQQ-binding-like beta-propeller repeat protein, translating to MGVFAALGSGSGNPSPPHRLTLGNRWILEAGHGLLNPPDDLVSEGNGRRGFRIEEIDTCLGLYTCPSWVVPLDGTIATHPVLSDDQLTVYVGTADGRLLAYGLP from the coding sequence GTGGGCGTGTTCGCCGCCCTCGGTTCTGGCTCCGGGAACCCCTCGCCGCCGCACCGGCTGACGCTGGGCAACCGGTGGATCCTCGAGGCCGGCCACGGGCTGTTGAACCCGCCGGACGACCTGGTCTCGGAGGGCAACGGCCGGCGCGGCTTCCGGATCGAAGAGATCGACACCTGCCTTGGCCTCTACACCTGCCCGAGCTGGGTGGTGCCGCTCGACGGGACGATCGCCACGCACCCCGTCCTAAGCGACGACCAGCTCACGGTCTACGTGGGCACGGCCGACGGGCGGCTGCTGGCGTACGGCCTCCCCTGA